Proteins found in one Panicum hallii strain FIL2 chromosome 4, PHallii_v3.1, whole genome shotgun sequence genomic segment:
- the LOC112888577 gene encoding scarecrow-like protein 6 — protein MACEIVKAEPLSILMISALPMSNLHDAGNGKDDDASPPKRLRRSPAPEPTSVLYNRSPSPPTSSSLASSSAPEPPPISAEDWEAVLSGDMAAPPAPARSQDSCFLHWIMDDDAQVDAFDPFLAPPLCQEPAVEPPFMLQPQPQPPLRVAEDLEPQAVVDELLEAARRADSGDSTGAREILARLNHRLPSPPLVHPPLLRAAAHLRDTLLRLLVTPAALPPGSVSSPLDVALKLAAHKALADASPTVQFASFTNTQVLLDALGAARRVHVVDLDVGFGARWPPLMQELALQWRRASAQLPPPSIKVTALVSPGSAHPMELRLTHESLTRFAADVGIRFEFDAVVFDPLDPSPPVGVSAAAPGEAVAVHLPLGSGTFSAAPSTLRVVKQLRPAIVVCVDHGCHRGDLPLSHHALNVVRSGAAFLESLDAAGAPADAVAKVEQYILRPRVERLLLSDRMPPWQTMFASAGFAPVQLSSAAEAQAECLVRRRTPTPGFLVEKRQAALALRWQQSELVTVSAWRC, from the coding sequence ATGGCTTGTGAGATTGTAAAAGCTGAACCCCTCTCAATTCTCATGATAAGCGCACTGCCCATGTCCAACCTCCACGACGCCGGAAATGGCAAGGACGACGATGCCTCGCCGCCCAAGCGCCTCCGCaggtcgccggcgccggagccCACCTCCGTGCTCTACAACCGCAGCCCCAGCccgcccacctcctcctccctcgcCTCCTCATCCGCGCCAGAGCCACCGCCCATCAGCGCCGAGGACTGGGAGGCCGTCCTCTCCGGCGACATGGCCGCGCCACCAGCCCCCGCGCGCTCTCAAGACAGCTGCTTCCTCCACTGGATCATGGACGACGACGCCCAAGTCGACGCCTTTGACCCCTTCCTTGCTCCGCCGCTGTGCCAAGAGCCCGCCGTCGAGCCCCCCTTCATGctgcagccgcagccgcagcccccGCTCCGCGTGGCCGAGGACCTCGAGCCTCAGGCGGTGGTGGACGAGCTCCTCGAGGCGGCGCGCCGCGCCGACTCCGGGGACTCCACTGGCGCGCGCGAGATATTGGCGCGGCTCAATCACCggctcccctcgccgccgctggTACACCCTCCTCTCCTCCGCGCTGCCGCTCACCTCCGCGACACGCTCCTGCGCCTCCTCGTCACGCCCGCCGCCCTCCCGCCCGGCTCCGTCTCCTCCCCGCTCGACGTCGCGCTCAAGCTCGCCGCGCACAAGGCCCTGGCGGACGCGTCCCCGACAGTCCAGTTCGCCAGCTTCACGAACACGCAGGTGCTCCTCGACGCGCtcggcgccgcgcgccgcgtGCACGTGGTCGACCTCGACGTCGGCTTTGGCGCTCGGTGGCCGCCGCTCATGCAAGAGCTCGCGCTCCAGTGGCGCCGGGCATCCGCGCAACTGCCGCCGCCGAGCATCAAGGTGACGGCATTGGTCTCGCCGGGGTCAGCGCACCCCATGGAGCTCCGCCTCACGCACGAGAGCCTGACGCGCTTCGCCGCCGACGTCGGCATCCGGTTCGAGTTCGACGCCGTCGTGTTCGACCCCTTGGACCCGTCCCCGCCCGTGGGCgtgtccgccgccgcgcccggcgaGGCCGTCGCCGTCCACCTACCTCTCGGCTCCGGGACCTTCTCGGCGGCCCCGTCGACTCTCCGCGTCGTGAAGCAGCTCCGGCCTGCCATCGTGGTGTGCGTCGACCACGGGTGCCACCGCGGCGACCTGCCGCTGTCGCATCACGCCCTCAACGTCGTGCGCTCCGGCGCAGCGTTCCTCGAGTCGCTGGACGCGGCCGGCGCGCCAGCGGACGCGGTGGCGAAGGTCGAGCAGTACATCCTGCGTCCACGGGTGGAGCGCCTGTTGCTCAGCGACAGGATGCCGCCATGGCAGACCATGTTTGCGTCCGCCGGATTCGCACCGGTGCAACTGAGCAGCGCCGCCGAGGCACAGGCCGAATGCCTTGTCCGGAGGCGCACGCCCACGCCGGGCTTCCTTGTCGAGAAGCGGCAGGCGGCTCTTGCGCTGCGGTGGCAGCAGTCGGAGCTGGTGACGGTGTCGGCGTGGCGGTGCTGA